Proteins encoded in a region of the Ornithodoros turicata isolate Travis chromosome 3, ASM3712646v1, whole genome shotgun sequence genome:
- the LOC135387437 gene encoding myb/SANT-like DNA-binding domain-containing protein 1 isoform X1, producing the protein MSEGRTSWSEAETRALINLWEANLSNLRRQKRNGKVYQQITDKLRGVGIVKNKKQVHGKIENLTQKYRRVRRSMGTGSGAVSWPFYWDIHKFLGSFPVNDITIVEDTLANPEQTFSNIIGCNVVTDEGEHFEDSCDAPGQETEQHDLTGSSIFDHTSETSRGPSSLRSSPAPSPTPLPARRKRRTEKSVDILREILKESRALHEEMMEATNREHELRRRQLQLQEEANETQKRIAACLEQLVKK; encoded by the exons atgtccgaaGGACGAACATCGTGGTCGGAGGCAGAGACCAGAGCCTTAATAAACCTCTGGGAGGCCAACCTGAGTAATCTGCGACGACAAAAGCGCAATGGGAAAGTTTACCAGCAGATCACCGACAAGCTGCGTGGAGTTGGGATTGTAAAGAACAAGAAGCAGGTGCACGGCAAGATAGAAAATTTAACCCAAAAATATAG acGTGTACGACGCAGTATGGGCACGGGCTCGGGCGCAGTGTCGTGGCCGTTCTACTGGGACATACACAAATTTCTCGGTTCCTTCCCTGTCAACGACATAACTATCGTGGAGGACACACTCGCCAACCCCGAGCAG ACGTTTTCCAATATAATTGGCTGCAATGTTGTAACTGATGAAGGCGAGCATTTTGAGGACAGCTGTGATGCTCCTGGG CAGGAGACAGAGCAGCATGATCTGACTGGCAGCTCCATCTTCGATCACACCTCGGAAACATCTCGAGGACCATCAAGTTTAAGGAGCTCACCTGCTCCGAGTCCCACGCCACTTCCTGCACGGAGAAAGAGGAGAACCGAGAAGAGTGTGGATATCCTGCGAGAGATCCTCAAGGAGAGCAGGGCTCTCCACGAGGAAATGATGGAGGCAACAAACAGAGAACATGAACTGCGAAGGAGGCAGTTGCAGCTTCAAGAAGAGGCAAACGAAACACAAAAGCGTATTGCTGCCTGCCTAGAGCAGCttgttaaaaaataa
- the LOC135387437 gene encoding myb/SANT-like DNA-binding domain-containing protein 1 isoform X2, whose amino-acid sequence MSEGRTSWSEAETRALINLWEANLSNLRRQKRNGKVYQQITDKLRGVGIVKNKKQVHGKIENLTQKYRRVRRSMGTGSGAVSWPFYWDIHKFLGSFPVNDITIVEDTLANPEQTFSNIIGCNVVTDEGEHFEDSCDAPGETEQHDLTGSSIFDHTSETSRGPSSLRSSPAPSPTPLPARRKRRTEKSVDILREILKESRALHEEMMEATNREHELRRRQLQLQEEANETQKRIAACLEQLVKK is encoded by the exons atgtccgaaGGACGAACATCGTGGTCGGAGGCAGAGACCAGAGCCTTAATAAACCTCTGGGAGGCCAACCTGAGTAATCTGCGACGACAAAAGCGCAATGGGAAAGTTTACCAGCAGATCACCGACAAGCTGCGTGGAGTTGGGATTGTAAAGAACAAGAAGCAGGTGCACGGCAAGATAGAAAATTTAACCCAAAAATATAG acGTGTACGACGCAGTATGGGCACGGGCTCGGGCGCAGTGTCGTGGCCGTTCTACTGGGACATACACAAATTTCTCGGTTCCTTCCCTGTCAACGACATAACTATCGTGGAGGACACACTCGCCAACCCCGAGCAG ACGTTTTCCAATATAATTGGCTGCAATGTTGTAACTGATGAAGGCGAGCATTTTGAGGACAGCTGTGATGCTCCTGGG GAGACAGAGCAGCATGATCTGACTGGCAGCTCCATCTTCGATCACACCTCGGAAACATCTCGAGGACCATCAAGTTTAAGGAGCTCACCTGCTCCGAGTCCCACGCCACTTCCTGCACGGAGAAAGAGGAGAACCGAGAAGAGTGTGGATATCCTGCGAGAGATCCTCAAGGAGAGCAGGGCTCTCCACGAGGAAATGATGGAGGCAACAAACAGAGAACATGAACTGCGAAGGAGGCAGTTGCAGCTTCAAGAAGAGGCAAACGAAACACAAAAGCGTATTGCTGCCTGCCTAGAGCAGCttgttaaaaaataa